The following proteins are co-located in the Phyllostomus discolor isolate MPI-MPIP mPhyDis1 chromosome 1, mPhyDis1.pri.v3, whole genome shotgun sequence genome:
- the NRL gene encoding neural retina-specific leucine zipper protein: MALPPSPLAMEYVNDFDLMKFEVKREPSEGPCGPLTASLGSTPYSSVPPSPTFSEPGMVGATEGSRPGLEELYWMATLQQQLGAGEALGLSPEEAVELLQSQSPAPVEGPHSYYPGSPEETGGQHIQLAERFSDAALVSMSVRELNRQLRGCGRDEALRLKQRRRTLKNRGYAQACRSKRLQQRRGLEAERARLAAQLDALRAEVARLARERDLYKARCDRLSSSGPGSGDHSHFFI, encoded by the exons ATGGCACTGCCTCCCAGCCCCTTGGCCATGGAATATGTCAATGACTTTGACTTAATGAAGTTTGAGGTAAAGCGAGAACCTTCAGAGGGGCCATGTGGCCCCCTCACAGCCTCACTGGGCTCCACTCCTTACAGCTCAGTGCCTCCTTCACCCACCTTCAGTGAGCCGGGCATGGTGGGGGCCACTGAGGGATCCCGGCCAGGCCTTGAGGAGCTGTACTGGATGGCcaccctgcagcagcagctgggggctggggaggccctggggctgaGTCCTGAGGAGGCAGTGGAGCTGCTGCAGAGTCAGAGCCCAGCCCCTGTTGAGGGGCCCCATAGCTACTAtccagggagcccagaggagaCAGGAGGCCAGCATATCCAG CTGGCGGAGCGTTTTTCCGACGCCGCGCTGGTGTCGATGTCTGTGCGGGAGTTAAACCGACAGCTTCGGGGCTGCGGGCGCGACGAGGCGCTGCGGCTGAAGCAGAGGCGCCGCACGCTGAAGAACCGTGGGTACGCGCAGGCCTGTCGCTCCAAGAGGTTGCAGCAGCGGCGCGGGCTGGAGGCAGAGCGCGCCCGCCTGGCCGCCCAGCTGGACGCGCTGCGGGCCGAGGTGGCCCGCCTGGCCAGGGAGCGTGACCTCTACAAGGCTCGTTGTGACAGGCTGTCCTCCAGCGGTCCTGGGTCCGGGGACCACTCCCACTTCTTCATCTGA